The following proteins are encoded in a genomic region of Pseudomonadota bacterium:
- a CDS encoding LysR substrate-binding domain-containing protein — MSDGVGGGSATPEADVSLRALERIRFVQLQLVLDIVQHGTVHKAAEARGMSQPALTHALRELENTLGVLLFERSRRGMSLTAYGEQFAQHAQIMVNQMTSAAQHLGARKAGRAGHVTVAMLPAVGPEIMPRVVARLDALDTNISVTMSSGASQLNTSLLLEGKLDMLVGRLPDATIDGLRQIPLLYDGISVVCGPEHAILDHADLELSDLVSERWVMPERQALIMRDVRTSFRRYGLELPTDVLEVSSVQAVRSILRTTDRIGLLSSAVARDEAQFGLLRVLDVHLDTALTPIGITTRSHDELSPAAALVVDLIRDVCRDADDL, encoded by the coding sequence GTGAGTGACGGTGTCGGCGGCGGCTCGGCCACACCGGAGGCTGACGTCAGCCTGCGAGCGCTTGAACGCATCCGCTTTGTTCAGCTGCAGCTGGTGCTCGATATCGTGCAACACGGCACGGTGCACAAAGCGGCCGAGGCGCGGGGTATGTCGCAGCCCGCGCTGACCCACGCGCTGCGGGAACTCGAGAACACCCTCGGCGTGTTGCTGTTCGAACGCTCGCGTCGGGGGATGTCGTTGACCGCCTACGGTGAGCAGTTTGCGCAACACGCGCAGATCATGGTCAACCAGATGACGTCCGCTGCACAGCACCTCGGGGCGCGCAAAGCCGGGCGTGCGGGGCATGTCACGGTGGCGATGTTGCCGGCCGTCGGGCCGGAGATCATGCCGCGCGTCGTGGCGCGTCTCGACGCGCTCGACACGAACATCAGCGTGACGATGTCGAGCGGAGCCTCGCAGCTGAACACCTCGCTGTTGCTCGAGGGCAAACTCGACATGCTTGTCGGTCGCTTGCCCGATGCCACGATAGACGGGCTGCGTCAGATCCCCTTGCTGTACGACGGCATCAGCGTGGTCTGTGGGCCGGAGCACGCTATCCTGGACCACGCGGACCTCGAGCTGAGCGATCTGGTCTCCGAGCGTTGGGTCATGCCCGAGCGACAAGCGTTGATCATGCGGGATGTGCGCACGTCCTTCAGGCGCTACGGTCTCGAGTTGCCGACTGATGTGCTGGAGGTTTCCTCGGTTCAGGCGGTTCGGTCAATTTTGCGCACGACAGACCGCATCGGGTTGCTGTCGTCCGCTGTGGCGCGCGATGAAGCCCAGTTCGGCCTGCTGCGAGTATTGGATGTGCACCTCGACACCGCGCTCACGCCGATCGGCATCACCACACGCTCGCACGACGAACTCAGTCCGGCGGCGGCCCTGGTGGTCGACCTGATTCGCGATGTGTGTCGTGACGCAGACGACCTCTAG
- a CDS encoding HupE/UreJ family protein: protein MTLTEAAYGFAIKARKAAKSTGAATLIALGCAATAHAHEVEPAIVNVTVAAESVSVEITLSLEPIILGIDLDGLEDTDDAVDSEAYDVLRLASPEELKPQFDAVWPTIKPKIRLHAGEARLDPVIASLVIPDIGNAILARESVLLLTADLPADGAPVRFGWTADLGSLIVRQLDADGVVGYAAMLSSGADSAPMPRTQPAELSLAQTLLHYTVVGFEHIIPKGLDHIVFVLGLFFFSLALKPLIWQVTAFTLAHSVTLALASLGHISVPASVVEPLIALSIAYVAVENLRGGEITWVRTAVVFGFGLLHGLGFAFVLGDVGLPPSQFFASLFAFNVGVEIGQLAVIAVAWLALGLPFGKRAWYRRGIAIPCSLAIAALGVYWTVERVFF, encoded by the coding sequence CGGCGTACGGGTTCGCCATTAAAGCGCGCAAAGCCGCAAAGTCAACCGGCGCGGCAACGCTGATCGCCCTTGGCTGCGCCGCGACGGCGCACGCACACGAGGTCGAGCCCGCCATTGTCAACGTCACCGTGGCAGCCGAATCGGTCAGCGTTGAGATCACGCTTTCGCTTGAACCCATCATTCTCGGTATCGACCTCGATGGCCTCGAGGACACCGATGATGCCGTCGATTCCGAGGCTTACGACGTGCTTCGGCTCGCGTCCCCGGAGGAACTCAAACCGCAGTTTGATGCCGTGTGGCCGACGATCAAACCCAAGATTCGATTGCACGCAGGCGAGGCGCGGCTCGACCCGGTCATCGCATCTCTCGTCATACCCGACATCGGCAACGCCATCCTCGCCCGCGAAAGCGTGCTGTTGCTGACGGCGGATCTGCCCGCCGACGGCGCCCCGGTGCGCTTCGGTTGGACTGCCGACCTCGGCAGCTTGATTGTCCGGCAACTCGATGCAGACGGGGTGGTTGGCTATGCCGCGATGCTCTCGAGCGGGGCTGACTCCGCACCGATGCCGCGCACCCAACCGGCCGAGCTGAGCCTGGCTCAGACGCTGCTGCACTACACCGTGGTGGGTTTCGAGCACATCATTCCGAAGGGCCTCGACCACATCGTGTTCGTGCTCGGCCTGTTCTTCTTCTCGCTCGCGCTGAAGCCGTTGATTTGGCAGGTCACGGCCTTCACCCTTGCCCACTCGGTGACACTGGCGCTCGCCAGCCTCGGCCACATCAGCGTGCCGGCCAGCGTGGTGGAGCCGCTGATCGCGCTGTCGATTGCCTACGTCGCGGTCGAGAACCTGCGCGGCGGCGAGATCACCTGGGTGCGCACCGCGGTGGTGTTCGGCTTCGGGCTGTTGCACGGGCTCGGCTTCGCCTTCGTGCTCGGCGACGTCGGGCTGCCGCCCTCGCAGTTCTTCGCCAGCCTCTTCGCGTTCAACGTCGGCGTGGAGATCGGCCAACTCGCGGTGATCGCGGTCGCCTGGCTCGCACTCGGCCTGCCGTTCGGCAAACGCGCGTGGTACCGCCGCGGCATCGCCATCCCCTGTTCACTCGCGATCGCCGCACTCGGCGTCTACTGGACTGTGGAGCGGGTGTTTTTCTGA